CCCGGACGACCTCGACGCCGGCGGCAATCTGGTGGTGCCGCCCTTCGTCGAGCCGCACATTCACCTCGACGCCACCCTCACCGCTGGCGAGCCGCGCTGGAACATGAGCGGCACGCTGTTCGAAGGCATTGAGTGCTGGGGCGAGCGCAAGGTCACCATCACCGAAGAAGACACCAAGACCCGCGCCAAGAAAACCATTCAGACCTTGGCCGCCCACGGCATCCAGCACGTGCGCACCCACGTCGATGTCACCGACCCGCAACTCACTGCACTCAAAGCCATGCTTGAAGTGCGCGAGGAAAGCCGGCATCTGATCGACCTGCAAATCGTTGCGTTCCCGCAGGAAGGCATCGAGTCATACCGCAACGGCCGCGAGCTGATGGAAGAAGCGATCCGCATGGGCGCGGACGTGGTCGGCGGGATTCCGCACTTTGAGTACACCCGCGATCAGGGTGTGAGTTCGGTGAAGTTCCTGATGGACCTGGCCGAACGCACCGGTTGCCTGGTCGACGTGCATTGCGACGAAACCGACGACCCGCATTCGCGCTTCCTTGAAGTGCTCGCCGAAGAGGCACGCAGCCGCGACATGGGCGCCCTTGTCACCGCCAGCCACACCACGGCGATGGGCTCTTACGACAACGCCTACTGCGCCAAACTGTTCCGCCTGCTCGGCCATTCCGGGATCAGTTTTGTCTCCTGTCCGACCGAAAGCATTCACCTGCAAGGCCGCTTTGACAACTTCCCGAAACGCCGTGGCGTGACCCGGGTGAACGAGTTGCTGGAAGCCGGGATGAACGTGTGTTTTGGCCAGGATTCCATCGTCGATCCGTGGTATCCGCTGGGCAACGGCAATATCCTGCGCGTGCTGGAAGCCGGGCTGCACATCTGCCACATGCTCGGTTACCGCAACCTGCAAAGTGCGCTGGATCTGGTGACCGACAACAGCGCCAAAGCCATGAACCTGGGCGAGCGATACGGCCTGGAACAGGGGCGCCCGGCGAACCTGCTGATTCTGTCGGCGGACAGCGATTACGAGGTTATTCGCAGTCAGGGTCTGCCGCTGTATTCGATTCGTGGCGGCGAGGTGCTGATGAAGCGGCAGATGCCGGTGGTGGAATTTATGTGAGGTATGGCAGCCGACGTCATCAGGTTGTGGTCGTCGACTGACTGAATCCGTGTAGCCAGGTAAAGCACATTTACGGTTATGGCGTGCGCTGTTCTTATCGCGAAACAGTAGAGCAAACCTGTCAGATCTGACAGGCGACACGCTCAGCGAACAGACTCACTGTGTCCTCTTGGGATCGACGGATCCGGAGAGGACGACCATGAACGCGATTTCACCGCTCAAGCTGTTTGTCTGGCTATGCCTGACCTTCACCGCGACGCTTACCGCTAACGCTGCAGTTCGCAACGGCAGTGGCGAAGAGATAATGCTGCAAGGGTTTCACTGGAACTCAAGCCGTAATTCCGAGCCGTGGGATTCGGTGCTCTTGCAAAAGGCTGCAACCATCGGCTACGACGGGTTCACGCTGATCTGGTTGCCGCCGGTCTGGACCGATACCTCCAGTTGGAGCAGCGCGCAGAGCAGCGGCGGCGGTGAAGGTTATTTCTGGAGCAGCTTCGACAAAAACAGCCGGTACGGTAGCGATCAGCAGCTTAAACAGGCGGCAGCGGCGCTCAACGCTGCCGGCGTCAAAGTTGTATACGACGTGGTGCCCAATCACATGCGCGATGATAAGGCGGTCACGTCAATGTTCCCCCGCGGCAGCCATGAATGGCGCCACGATTGCCTGCAATGTGATGAGGGCGATGCGTTCATGGATGGGGAGGCAGACCTGAACACAGCCAATCCCAGAGTGTTCGAGACCTTCAAGAACGAATTCATCAATCTGCGCGACAACTATGGTGCACAGGGCCTGCGCTTTGATTTCGTCCGCGGTTACGCTCCGGAGACGGTAGACCGCTGGATGAACGCCCTTGGCAGCCGGCAGTTCTGTGTCGGGGAGAACTGGAAAGGCCCTGACGAATATCCTGAAGGTGACTGGCGGCGCTCTGCCAGTTGGCAGGACGTGCTCAAGGATTGGTCGGATCGCTCGCATTGCACCGTGTTCGACTTCGCGCTCAAGGAGCGCATGCAAAATGGCTCGCTCGCCGAATGGCGCCATGGTTTGAACGGCAACCCGGATCCCGCCTGGCGCGCGATTGCGGTAACGTTCGTCGACAATCATGACACCGGCTATTCGCCCGGCGCCTACGGCGGACAACATCATTGGGCGCTGCCCGATGCGCAGGTCAATCTGGCGTACGCGTACATCCTCAGCAGTCCCGGTACGCCGACTGTGTATTGGCCGCACATGTACGATTGGCAGCGCGACCAACTCATCCGGCAGCTCATTAAGCTACGTAAAAGTGCTGCCATCCGGGCCGACTCGCCGATCCGCTTCAACACCCAATATTCGGGGCTGGTGGCCACGACCTCAGGTGCAAGTGGAACCTTGGTGATTGCGCTCAAATCCGATCTGCAACGGTTACCCGAGGGCATGGGCGCACCGACGCTGACGTGGGACAACGGCGATATCCGCATCTGGAGCAGACCGGCGCAATCGGCGGCAGTCGCGGTCAACGTCCACTGCGAAAACGCCAACCCGCAACCGGGTGAAGGGGTGTACGCCGCGGGCTCGTCTCTGGAGTTTGGCGCGTGGGATCCACAGCACGCGATTGCGCTGACCGCCACAGGCAATCGCTGGAGCGCGAGCATCGAAGTACCCGCGCAGCAGACACTCGAATGGAAGTGCATCGTGCGCGGGCAGAATGCTTCGCCGATCTACTGGCAACCGGGGGCGAATAATTCGTTCACCAGCGGCGTTGTAGCCGACACGGTCGGGCGGTTTTGATCGCGAATTGTCAGCGATTCCCTGTCCGCAGCGCTGCGCCAAACAGTTGCACGCCGGTCAGTTCGCCCGCTTGGGTCTGCAGCAGAATGGGCGCGGTTCCGCCGGGCATCACCACCTGAACTTCACCCGCCGCGACCCAACCGACACGCCACGCCGCACACGCCACCGCACTGGCGCTGGTGCCGGAAGACGCCGTCGGCCCTTCACCGCGCTCGAACACCCGCGCGACGATTCGCTGCTCCGACTCACGCACGGCCCATTGCAAGTTGACGCCTGCCGGGCACGGTTCTCCCGCGCCGGTCGGCTTGGCGTAGGCAATACGGGTCAAGCCCTGGGCCAGTGGCGATTCGCGCATCTGCTCGTTACTCGGTAACCCGGCAACGTCTGTCAGCAACGTCACGCAATGCGGATTACCGATGCGCACGAATTGGCTATGGTTCCATGCGGAGTCAAGTTGCCCCAAGGGTTGGACTTGGCTCACTTCACGACCATTGAATCGACTGCTTTGAACATTCTGCGCACCGACCGCTTGGGGCCCGAATGCGGGTTGGCCGAGGTCGAGCCAGAAACCCTTTACACCTTCGACTTCAGCAGACTTCACCGAAGTCTCCACCGGCTCGCCCTTGTCGTGATGAACACGTAGCAACGCCCCGTGCTCCGGCATCAGGCCCTGTTCGGTCAGGGCTTGCGAGAAAATCGTCAGGCCGTTGCCACTGCGCTCGGCCAAGGTACCGTCGGTGTTGACGATCAGCACGTCAAATGGCGCCGATGCCTGAAACGGGCCGATCAGCAAACCGTCGCTGCGGTGGGACTTGCTGTTCGCCGGACGCTGGCCTTCAGGCCAATCGCAGCAGAGCTTGATCGCCGCCTCACTCCACGACTGACGCGCCGAGGCACATTCGATGGCGTTTGCAGGCAAATCAATGCCCGCCTCCTGCAATGCTGCAGGTGAGATTACGCCGTAGATATTGCCTCGGGCATCATAGAACTGCGTCATCACTTTTTCTCCTTGCAGCCAAAGAAGTCCACTGTAAACCGCAATCCGCTGCAGGGGTGAGGCTGCTGGCGATAGCGGTGTGTCGGGGAAAAATATCGACAGATCCACCGCTATCGTGAGCAGGCTCGCTCCTACAGGTTAG
The sequence above is drawn from the Pseudomonas sp. FP2196 genome and encodes:
- the codA gene encoding cytosine deaminase is translated as MHIINARLRNQEGLHELHLEDGLIRSIARQTEAPSLGPDDLDAGGNLVVPPFVEPHIHLDATLTAGEPRWNMSGTLFEGIECWGERKVTITEEDTKTRAKKTIQTLAAHGIQHVRTHVDVTDPQLTALKAMLEVREESRHLIDLQIVAFPQEGIESYRNGRELMEEAIRMGADVVGGIPHFEYTRDQGVSSVKFLMDLAERTGCLVDVHCDETDDPHSRFLEVLAEEARSRDMGALVTASHTTAMGSYDNAYCAKLFRLLGHSGISFVSCPTESIHLQGRFDNFPKRRGVTRVNELLEAGMNVCFGQDSIVDPWYPLGNGNILRVLEAGLHICHMLGYRNLQSALDLVTDNSAKAMNLGERYGLEQGRPANLLILSADSDYEVIRSQGLPLYSIRGGEVLMKRQMPVVEFM
- a CDS encoding glucan 1,4-alpha-maltotetraohydrolase domain-containing protein, whose amino-acid sequence is MNAISPLKLFVWLCLTFTATLTANAAVRNGSGEEIMLQGFHWNSSRNSEPWDSVLLQKAATIGYDGFTLIWLPPVWTDTSSWSSAQSSGGGEGYFWSSFDKNSRYGSDQQLKQAAAALNAAGVKVVYDVVPNHMRDDKAVTSMFPRGSHEWRHDCLQCDEGDAFMDGEADLNTANPRVFETFKNEFINLRDNYGAQGLRFDFVRGYAPETVDRWMNALGSRQFCVGENWKGPDEYPEGDWRRSASWQDVLKDWSDRSHCTVFDFALKERMQNGSLAEWRHGLNGNPDPAWRAIAVTFVDNHDTGYSPGAYGGQHHWALPDAQVNLAYAYILSSPGTPTVYWPHMYDWQRDQLIRQLIKLRKSAAIRADSPIRFNTQYSGLVATTSGASGTLVIALKSDLQRLPEGMGAPTLTWDNGDIRIWSRPAQSAAVAVNVHCENANPQPGEGVYAAGSSLEFGAWDPQHAIALTATGNRWSASIEVPAQQTLEWKCIVRGQNASPIYWQPGANNSFTSGVVADTVGRF
- a CDS encoding diaminopimelate epimerase translates to MTQFYDARGNIYGVISPAALQEAGIDLPANAIECASARQSWSEAAIKLCCDWPEGQRPANSKSHRSDGLLIGPFQASAPFDVLIVNTDGTLAERSGNGLTIFSQALTEQGLMPEHGALLRVHHDKGEPVETSVKSAEVEGVKGFWLDLGQPAFGPQAVGAQNVQSSRFNGREVSQVQPLGQLDSAWNHSQFVRIGNPHCVTLLTDVAGLPSNEQMRESPLAQGLTRIAYAKPTGAGEPCPAGVNLQWAVRESEQRIVARVFERGEGPTASSGTSASAVACAAWRVGWVAAGEVQVVMPGGTAPILLQTQAGELTGVQLFGAALRTGNR